The sequence GGCCCACCCTATTTTATAGAATTTCCACAGGGCTTTGTTGTAATAACCAAAACTTCAGGGGTCTGTGCGTACTTTTCCATTTTTAGTGGTGCACTTGGTTTTGTAAGagaaaattatcatatttctttttACGGTAATTGTAGCTCAAGTGGTTCAAAATATTTATCAAGTTAGTTTGATGCTATTTGGTTCTTCCCTTAGAGCAACCATTATTGTTGTCCTGAAAGTCCAATTTTTggatagtaaaaaaaaaataaaaatgtatatatatatatttttaatattttgaaggaGGTAGGGGTAAGTTGAAGACGATAGTTGTTTCGAGAAAGAATTATGGAATTGGTCTAAAGAGAACATCAACTTTTTTGCACAAAATGATGTGATACCAATTAAATTTGTACTTTAATTTAAGTTGAAATTGGTTAATAATTGTAGTAAAAATTTATATGATGCAAAAAGTGTCACATCATTTAGTGCAAAAAATGGTGCAAATATTTGGTGTAAGTAGCACAACCGAAGAGTAATGCTCGATACATCAAATTTGCTCACCAAATCATGCACTAAATGATGTGGAACCAATAAAATTTGTACTTTAATCcaagttgaaatttgattactAATTGTAATGAAAATTTGCATTGCGATAGCAAAAGGGCAAACAAACGGTATTACAACGCCAGTCCATAACAATTACATCACATCCTTGAAAATCACATCGGCTATGAAGCCAGGAGGTATATCTAACCAAAGACATGGACTAACAACTCCAAGGGCATAACGAGCAAGGCGATGGGCGATGGGCGATGGGCGATGCCATCGGCTTGAAGACAAACATGGTATACCAATTTGGTGCATGAATTTGATTCATGTTAGTCTAAACTATTCTAATTTACTGACAATGTCATCAACCTCAGGCATAGAATTACAAGCACGCGTTTACATGAGGTTATTTATTCGATTCCCCTCTTCCTCAGTGTCATATTTGTCTTCTACTTTTTATAGTTGAAGGGGTAGGTGAAATGGCATTTGCTCCGTCAAATATTCCCACCAACTAAAAGGGTAAGTGCGCAAGTTAGCAAGAAATTCTCATGTCATTTGTAAATATGGAAAATAATGGGCACCTTGAGAAAATTGCAGAATTTCGAGTCAATAGAACTTTTTGACATTCTGGACCCTTCTTGCTAAGAGTTACAGTAAATAGATTAAATAAATATCAACCAATTTCAGACATTAAATAATTCTTTACATGAAACGCTGCGTTTCATCCGATGTTCGACCAAAAAGTCCTATGCAGAGGAGAGGAGTTCTGGGATACGCTTGCACGACTTAGACGCTTCTTCCTGTATCTCCATGCTACTTGAATTCTCTTTGCTGCAAGACCTCTCCAATACGGTGACTCATACCTATCAAAACAGAAGAACATCATCTCTCACTACCAATAATAGTTCGACAACAAGACCGAGCGTTTGTTGTTTAATAAAGAATAAATTGTCGATATGTTACAGCTAATCTGTTTATATTGTTATGGCTAACAAAATGTACCAACATGTTAACGATGCATGAATGAGTTTGGTTTTGCTTAACTTTACGATTAAAATGTTGCCTCTAATGAATATTTCACGGGAGGTAAACAAGAGCAAAAGGCTATatttgttgaaacttgaaataGAAGAAACCTTATGGCTCCTTGCACGCGTGCATTCCGCAGGAATCTTGCAAAACGGCTGGTGAACTCTTCAAGATCTGCTGCTCGCAGCGAAAATGCTTCAACGTTACTTAAGCACCTTACCATCCTATTGCTCAACAATTTCCGACCAGGAATCCTGACTTTTTTTCCATCCACGAAACAAAACCATGTCGGGTGAGTATGTAAGTTTAGGCATGTCACTACTAATTTGAGTCAACAAGATGTTTTTAAACCAGTGATAAATGAGTCAAAAGTGAAAACCATGGTTTACTGAAGGATGCTCGAGACACCATGTGAGAAGTTCCTCGCCGCAAACATCTCCTTCGCATAACGAAACAACAATCCCATCCTCCCCAATGCTCTCTACTCTTCCGCGCACGATAAAAACCATCTTCTCAACTAGACCTCCAGGATAGAAAATCTTGCTTCCTTTTATGtatgtcttttgttttagtttctcaCAGATTGCATCCAAAACCGGGTCTTCTAGGAGGGTAAAAATCCGAACCTGCAAATTTATCTTGTAAGTTATGGGACAATAAACGGTGCATTAACAAAAATTTGGTAGCATTATATCCTAAAACCATGCCAATATTGTCTTATACGAGTGCAGCATCTAAAAGCAAAGAACGCGTAAGTAATGTAACCTCAGATTGACTACTCTGTTAGAATATATGATAGAGATCTTACTTTTTTCACAAATTTGAAGAGATGGCGTCGTATATCTCTTTGAAGGTCTTCGGGCAGATTCTCCAAAAGCATTTCTTCATTTACACCTCTAGTGGCAGACCAGTTATACCGTTCAGCTTGCCTTACTTGCCTACACACACGACGCAATACATCAGACTATTTGGATCAAAGTTGAAGATAATTACAGAATGTTCTAGCTGATCTGCAAAGCAGTTAGagtttttttgaaatttttcggGGATACCAGAACGCTCTGGAAATTAAGAGCGCAGATTTGCATACATCCGGCAGAACAATGATGCCAAACTTTAACGTACGAGGATATATTTGCATTACTTGGTGACTAGAATTTAAGCAAATTAAGTTATAATTCAAACATACCTTCTCAGTTCTTCTGGTAGATGGCGATAGCTCAtccaccattctacatcacGACGTCTCAATAACATCTCAAATCTCCTGAAAGAGAAAAATACAAGGTGATCGTCACATTTCATGAAATTATACAGAACCACTGCTAATGATTCGTTTTTCATGTGTAGGTGATGCTTTTTGTTATTGGTACTATGTACGTACATCTAATCCAAGTCTGACAAACTTGTTGGTACTATTCTTACGTATGCCCTACATCAATACTTGCATAGATCTCCTTATTTTCAGTAAACGTCTGTTTTTATGAAGACATTCAACGAGCAGTGTGGTCAATATTAGCTCTATCCCTTTCAAGCAGCTTGGGTATGTAGTAGATTTATGAAGTGAAAATAATAGTAAAAGTAGTACCTCCGTCCAAGAGACTGAAGAAAATTCTGCATATTTCCAATTAGAAGAGCAAAAAGCAAGAGGCCAAGTCCGATAATTGCCATGGTAAACAGGACTTCCCAAACAAAATAGCTTGGAACTTGATTTCCCGCCAGAGTGCTGATTTGCTTCATAAAACCACATATGATATGTTAGCAGAAGGGTAAGTTCATTTCGCCGGAGCAGAGTTGCAGCAAAAATTGATCAAATCATCAAATAGACTAACTATCCAGTTTGAAAATTAGTATAACGGAATAACATACCTGGAATCCCCAAAACAACGAGTATACATATTTAGTTATTACGCTATCTGCAGTAGTGAGATCGACAGCTTTAACATAGATTCCATAGGCAAAACCCTCTTCACTAAAACAAGTAGTAGCATTCTCATTGTCTATCCAGTTCGCCCATTTCCATCCTTGCTCACCAAACCCACAGTCTATGAATTTCATGCACAATTCACTGGGGATATCAGAGTTATGACATGCATTTCGAAGACATTGATTAACCCTCTGCGACAAGAAATGAGAATAAAAGGGGGGAAATTTAACAAATAATGAAACTCTTCATGCATGCAAGGGCCTCCACACACCTGTAAGCCAAAGAGGTACCAGCAGGACCCAACAACGTGGCCAGCCAACATGAAAGTGAGGAGGTTTATTACGAAGTTTGTCCGTGCTGACTCAAGCACAAATCCATATGGGGACTGACCAGCAAGCAGAGGTAGAAATCTATACAATCTGGGAATGTACTGGAAAAGAACTGCCATGCGTAGAAGATTCTTTGCGTCATTTGCTCCAGATGATCCGAAAAATTGTGGTAAAATAGCCAAAATTATGATCTGAAAACAATTCAAACTCGCTAAATCATAGAAACAAGACGGTAGCAATATGAAAGGAAGCATGTACAATCACGTGATGGCGTCTGTGAAAAAAGGGAGAAGAACATCAAGCCTTACTTGAGGAAGTGGTAAAACGATAAACAAGTCAACGAGAAATTTTCCCTGGAGATAATGGAGAGCAATTTTCTTTGGTTGGTCCACTATCTCTCCAGCACCAACTACTCTAGACTCAGGAGCAACATAAGCCAACCTAAACTGCAAAGAATCACTTTCAAAAAATTAGTCGGACTCTAAGTTAGACTGTAAACAATCTTGGAGGAAACTTCCCTGTAATAAGCTTCTATAACATATGAACCAGAAGAGGCTAGTAAAGCTACCGATTTAGAAACAACAGATTCACATGAAAGACTTGTCTCAAAGCACGGTAAAGCATTTACCTGGAGAAGCATGTGCAAAAAGTATATCAAATCAGTTATTGTTCTGAAGAACACCATTATTGTGGTCAGGGGCTTGCTGATAACGAGGCACTTATATTCCTGTATTTTAAGAAAGTAAATACCAGACTTAGAAGAATTTTGCTTTATAATTCCAAGCATCAAACAAATCTTCTAtggaaaaagagaaggaaatgagACGAACTTCTTGTGTAGGAATGAGGGAAACAAACCTTCCATGCAGATAACACGAAGAAAAACAAAGGGTCTATAAAAATCGCCACCAAGCAAGCTAAGACAAAGAATTTATTCCATTGTTGCACACCCTTAGTGTGAGGGCTCATGACTCCTGGAATACGTTGATTTAGAAAAGAGAAACATCTTCTAAACCACCCTTTAGCATCGTCATAGAAAGAGATATGAATCTGCAGGATTCAAAAGACATGAAACTGAAAATGCATAAAAGTTTTCAAACTAGCATTAGAAAGTTCCTAGAAGTATACAGATAACAAGACGGCAATCAACGGAATCCACTCtataaatatttagattctGGAACCAATCAACAACAAAACTCCTTGACTTCACGAATTCTCTGCACTCAAAATATGACATCTGACCTGCTGTATGAGCAATAAAGCAGACAAAATAGGTGCTTATGTACGTACGCGGTCCAAGAAAGTCCTCTCCTTTTAACCATTCTGCCTATAGTAGAGCATTCAACCTCAGATAAATGACTAATGTGCCTCTAATAAGTTACATTTTCTACATTAGCTCACAAGTTTCAAATAGTATTGGGCTATAATAAGCACATACAACAATGCAGTTAAAAAGAATTAAATTTGGTGTGAGAATACAAGGTGAGAAAAACAAAACCTTAGAATTGAAAAGCCTTGAAGCTTTTCGGTTTTCCTGCTTAGCTGATTTCAGACTCTGACGTGTTGAGCAAATTGTGCAATAAGAATCTTTGCACACTCGTAAATGCTGGAACGGAACACATGCATGCATGAATGGACTTGAATGGTCTCCAAGTTCAGTTTCAGTTGCATTGGATCCCATTGAACTCATAGAAATGGAACTTGGCACATCCAGGGAAATGGATTCAAATTTCTGGAACTGAGAATCGGCATATTGATATGAGAATTGCGAATGTAGCATTGGTGCCTCGTCGTTTTCTGAAGCAGCCATTTCTCTTGAAGAAAGCATACAAAGGCAAATCAAAATTTAGTAATATATGCAGATTGGTTAGAGGAATAGAGGAAAGTTTTAGATAGAAGGAAGTTTTATGCCAATACATGCAGATTGTGGCAGAACAATCTGAGACAATTTACTTGAATTCAACAACCCTAAATCAAACAATATAATAATAAGTTGGTTgttcttgtccccttcaccccaGTTCGGATCTCCCTCCCTCTAGATCACAGTAATTTAGAAAATGTTtcataccaaaaataaaaaacccatcAGAAATTGACTTCAtaattttgtttgatttctcagtTCTCACTTGGTCTTATGTATTAAGAAGAATAAAAGTGAACTAATCaacaccctaaaccctaaaaccaagTACAAAGTGATTGCATGATATCCAGAAAGTTATAAGAACataattttgtttgatttttgtttccACACAAACAAAATACCAAATCAATGAAAATAATTACTAACAAAAATAAAgtatttgaaaaattaaattaaacaattaaaaacaaattattaAGCACAAACCCAATCAGAGCTGAATTCTCTTGACTATTGAGTCCAAGGCAATTGAAGAGTGGAGCTTCCGaacttatgtttttgttttttgatcaAACATGTGATGGGAAGgcaaaagcaaagaaaacaatTCATGGTCTCGTTGTATCCaaattaggaaagaaaaaaaaaagagtaattcACAACCTAAAAATCGTTTATTTCCAGAATGAATGAGATAATATCCATTAATCTACAagattattaaaaattatgtttTCCTTTTTAAAATTATCTTTGTTTCTTTCACATGACCAAGTCCCATGTATGAAAATGGAAGAAATTtgaattcttttattttattctacaTATGGCTTTGCTTTTTCTGGCCTAGTTATCTGTgagtttgacaaaaattaaagagTGAGATATCAAATGGGTACATCTTGGCACGTTAAGAAATTTATTTTTGGATTCTCTTAAGTTTCAAGTAAATAATGGTATCTTAACGCGAAAAACAATAGGTAAATAATGTTGTCAAACTCAAGGCACATTCTGGGTTCAACGTTGGTTAGGGTTGAAATGTCTTTATAAGTCTTTCGATCCCAAAAAGATGTCATTGCGAAGCCACTAACTAGTTCATttataaaagagaaaaaaaataatgatgtaaAATTCAATTGCTCCTCTAATTTGGAGTATCATTATCATACAATAAAATTTATTGAAGATCATCATGTGTCACACAAATTGAAATAAGATTAGCGAAGTTAAAATTAAATTCTAGGATTGTTTTACTCACAACCCACATGTTATTGAATACATTTGAAATACTAAATATACCCCACAtctattttttcaattaaaatttatcttCACACACCCCCACATACTTTCTCTTATACCCTTACGCCCTCATTTTCTAGATACACCCCACATCAATCTCGCATACTCCGTAGTTTCATAATGTCCTATATATGTGTTTCAATTCTTAGATGTGATGATCAAAGACAAATTACAAAACTTGGTTTAGAAAAATTATGTCATTTCGATTAGGTACCATATGTCCTTGCTTAAGCCTATGAACCTTTATGTAATACTTTAAATTTGATGGCAGTGAGTTTAATGATGATGTTAAACAGACCTTATCTTCTGAAAATAAATATCATTCTCAAATAATGAAAAACATGACGTCCAGAGAAGAAGAAATCGCCTATGTAGCATTGGCAACGAAACAAAATGAAATCTCACGTGCTTCTGCACTAAAGATTTGTCGACATTTGAATTCAATTTAAAACGCAGTTCACAATAATCAGGCGTACAGGGTAGTGGTTTGCATTGGATTAGATCACAATAGTGTGTGTTCACCTAGTAAGGACATTGTGAGTATTATACCcttattaaatttttcttaatcTGCTTATTAATCTGGTAATTGGTATTTGTTAAAAGTAACGAGTTTACCAGTTGCGAGATTATAAAGGGGTTCTATATTGCTTTCTTCCAACCTTTCTAGAACAAGTTAATTATGCACTGATTTTGTGAATTTCTTATTGGGGAAGatttttctgtcatttgatGTAGCAAATGATGATAGAAAGATGTTCATCAATTGTAGTATACCGTAAATTCTCAATTCGATGAAATCGGAATATGAATTGGTTAGGTGAGATGAGGGTGAAATGTAATTTTAtgcgtaaaaaaaaaatccttacaCATTACCACATACTAATTTCGTCAAGAAAAATAGGGAAACTGACTAAAATAGATAGATTTCAAAGAGGCGgtggaaaaattaaaaaaaactgaatGCATCATAGAAAATATCTAGACCATGAAATGATAAACGCCCATGGTTGTAAGTAACAATATCAACACAAACATTAAACAcaatttcataaaattttgaatcaTTCTCCTATTTGGTGTCCAAGAAGCGGCGCTGCAACGAAGTCGACCAAGGGCTGCCATCGCCTTTGAAAGCGATCTTTAGATCTATTTCAGAGATTTATTTCGTAGTGTTTGATAATTAATAATACTCCCCTCATGGTGAATACAATTATAAATTAACTCTCCAAAGttgaaattagaaagaaaaaagccAATTATAATTTTTGTAAACATGTCAATGGATCAAATTTTGATCTGAATCCGATGTAACCACCAAAATATGGATCGACTCCCAATTATAAATAGCAGATATGAGTCAAGGTTGATATGATCCGACCTTATATAACATTTTGCTTAATTTTTATACTATTTTGAAAATATTATACTGGTGTATGTTGTAATTTAAGGTCTTTATTAACTCAAAAATACACtaataccattttttttttgttatagaaCATGATAATTCTAATTGAAAAGAGTATACATAATGAGATAGTGAAGTTACAAAggatattttattatgttttagGTTTTAAATAGAGCCGATTCGGTTCAAATCTGATTCTTATTGGATATGTATCTTCAAGCTAGATCTGATGATCAAAATATTTTTCAGATCTGAattgttcaatttcttaatttttatttgaagatCATGCCTACAAAAGATCATTTGAATCGGAAATCTTTTAGTTATTAAATTGTATCAAATAAATGAATAGTATAGGTACcaaataatatattaatgatgattatccatttatttaatatattttgatGACTAAACAATATCTGATTCAAAATATTATTTGTGAAGATCAAATTTCTATATATGTTATATACAGGTGTAGAGCATATATAGTTCATGCAAATTAACCTAGGCCAAAAAGTTATTTGGTCCAAATGGTAAATTTGAATTTCTAATGGGACATATTTGGCCTAGACTAAACTAGCCCAGGACTCTCCAAGTGGATACTTTAGTTCGGCTTTGTCTGATGCTCTTGAAGGGTCAACTTAGGAAGAAACCGGTAGTCAATGAAAATTAGTTACCTAACATTTAGGCCCCTAGCCTCTTATATCATTAGAATAACAAAGTTTTAAGAGGGCTCAATTTCATGAATAATGGTATTTTGACAGGCCAAATAAAGCCTCCAGGCCCTGCGCCTTGCCTTTTCCACTAGACTTGCACTTAAAAAAATGAGTATGattctcttccttttttttttctctcccctTCCCTCCTCTCATATTTGaatggttacggttaagtcacgtcaatatcttatattaattttttatagaaagagaaaaacaaaatagagaatgtgagaaGAGAGGATAGAAagaagaggggagagaatcatAATCCTTAAAAGAATCCTATTTGTCATCCAAATAGGGTTAAACTGATGATTATGGCCTTTGAATGCTTAatggttttaatttttgtttcaaaagTCATAAGTGTTAtagtaacaacaacaacaaacctTATTCCATTAAGTGGGGGCCGGCTGTATGAATCATAGAATGCGATTGCACTCGGTTTTGCGCCAAGTTTTATGTAGCTCTAATTACTCAATATCTTTTCTTATAGTCTCTTTTAAAGTCTTTCTAGATCTTCATCTACTTTTTTTACCCTGAGCTTTCGTCTCATAAGCGCATCTTTTAACCGGAGCATTTGTAGGTCTTCGATACATTTGTCCAAACGATTTTAACCGAttttaaccgattttctctcatcttatcttcaattgtgACCAcccctactttaccttggatatccttaTTCATAATtctatcatttctcgtgtgcccacacatccaactaagtattctcatctccgctacactcatTTTTTCCACGTGTTGCTTTTTAACCATCCAACATTCCATGCCATAGAGCATCACTGATCTTATTACTGTCATACAAAAATTTCCATTGAGCTTCAGGAGCATACGACGATCACAAAACACACatgatgcactcttccacttcatccacccaactttttatttttttggttaagatctccatctaattatcCGTTATTTTGTAAGGTAGATCTAAGATAACGAAAACGTTCACTCTTTTGTACTTCCTGATATCTAATCCTCACCCTAATCTTATTTAGGCCTCTATTCTCACTGAACTTGCATTGCATATACTATCTTTGACCTACTTATGAGAAGACCTTTAACTTCCAATACTTCTTGTCAAAGGTTAAACTTCCCTTAGCGtctcatctatcaacactatatcatctGTGAAAAACAAACACTAAGGGATATCATCTTGATTATGTCCCATTAACTCGTTTATTATCAATGCAAAAAGGTATAGACTTAAAGTTGAGCCTTGGTGTCCTATGGGTATAGGAAATCTTTCAGTTTGTCCTTTATGAGTTCTTACTGCAATCTATGTTCCATCGAtattcgtaagagatagattgtctCTATTGTCAAGCACCATGACATGAATTTGAATTGATTATCTAAGACCCATgtttcttgcctcaatctatacTCAATTACCCTATCCCCAGTTTGTAGATGCTATGCTCCATTGAGTATCTGGCAATAGTTTCATGTATGTTATGGGATGTTAAAGTTTCGAGTTCGAGCCTAAAATCATTGGAAGTTACTAGGTGTGTTGGAATTTCAGAACGCAGGAGAAGTTTTAGTATTGTGAGATTTCAGGTCGAAGCTATGAATCTCGAATCTTTTAGACTATATAATGTTTTTATATGCGATATGCGCAATGGGGACGTTGGTATTTTCTCTTGTCGAAAAATTTGAAATCTGGAGATTTTTTCTGCATGGTTTGATGACCAATGGTTTGAAGGCCTCAATTCCAAATTTCCCATCCTTGAGAATTTGGTGTTGCAAAATTACATGAACTATCAGCTAGATACAATGTCGAACATCGATAGTCAGCATCTGAAACGCTTTGAGCTTGTTGGAACCAGCAATCGTATTGATCTGGCTACGATCAATGCTCCAAATCTAGTTTCTTTTTCGTACAGTAATGAAAGTTCTCCAGATTTTGGATTACCTGATCTTTCTTTGATTGCTCCGAGTTTATTAGAGGCCACAATCACCTTCGTCTGCAGCTTTGCGGCAAAAGATTTTCCTCCTCTGATAAGTTTGTTGAATTGTAGCCAAGTGGCAACTCAACATCACCTTTTAGCTATtaaacaaagcaaaagaaagaaaaagacaaatgattatgtttgttaaaaagaaaaaaagggagacatcatgatgttgttccttgctTTGTGATGATGACAAATGATGATGTTggagaaaattaattttttatttagccTTTGGAAATAAGAGAAACGGAAGGGGAGTTGTAGAAGGTGCAGAAAATAGAGAGCATTTTCTGACTGTAGTGGTAGAGTGCGCCAGAAAAACAGAGAAGAAAACAGAGGTGCTGCAGCCCcattttgaagagaagaaagaaatgtgatttctttctttgttggtaCTCACTCAAAGTagttgtatttgtgtattaactttgagctttgtatagagaggaaattattcactatatttccctttctatttgtttctttggtgagtgagagttattgggtgtattgggattttgggttgtgagattgccaacactttgtaaactcccatttggttgatagtggattattgggtgagctcctactgctccgaggacgtactctagttacactgactgttgaggaacctcgttaaaatcttggtgtctttaatattttgttcttgcattttcatttgataaatttcatgtgggttagcttgagttggttccaacgggtttggtgctatcctagcacaacaattggtatcagagcactggttgctcttgggtactgtctagttgccaaagatgtcagacagacaagatgagaatccttttggaagtagctccgggtttgcaagaactacggtacaaaatgcaaagttcgaagtggaaaagtttgatggcacaaacaacttcgggatgtggcaatgtgaggtcaaagatatgttggctcaacaagatctacttgccactttgggagagaagccggaagctatgtcgaagccggaatgggagaaattaaatttgtgggcttgctcttcaattcggttgtgccttgcaaaaactcagaagtattttgtgatgcgggagacattagcaagtgtgttgtggcaaaaattggaagacaagtatatgacaaagagtgcagagaaccggttacacttgaagaaaaagctttaccgcttccaatacaaagaaggtacaaaaatgattagacaccttgatgcttttaataagttgattgccgacttgttaaatttagatgaggatattaaggattaAGATAAgaccttaatattgttgaattcattgccggactcttatgagcattttgttaccactattatgcatggtaaagaaactgtgaaatttgaagatatgTCAAATGtgttgatgaattatgaaatgaggcatagagataaaaatcatgatagtacctctgaagctttatttgttagaggtagatcatcggagagaagatcatcttctagtaggaaaaaatcacagtctcgacctagaggaaactctaaaggtagaaaacctttggaaatggatgaatgtgccttttgtcataataagggccattagaagaaagattgtcctaggttgaagaccaaaggcaaagaaagttctgaagctaatgttgctgaggttgaaacagatttttctgattttgctttaactacttcctcatcatttgattgtgctactaagtgggtgttggatacgggttgtactcatcatatgactcttcacaaggattggttttcaagcttgaaagagtttgatggtggagttgtgttcatgggagatgacaatccttgcacaacaaaagggattggtacagttcgtttgaagttgcatgatggcatggttaaagagttgacatgtgttcggtatgtaccgaatttgaagaaaaatcttatttctttgggtactttggaatccaagggtttcaggtttcattcagatggacagacattgaaagttacttatggtgcacttgttgtgatgaaagctcctagatgtggccatttgtatttattgcagggaagtactgtgacaggtgaaacatctgtagtctctgaaaatatgggcacatctgattcagatactactagattgtggcttatgagattaggccatgccggtgagaaagctctacaagggcttgtggaaaaaggtcttctaaaaggtgccacgacttgtaagcttgatttctgcgagcattgtgtcttggggaagcaaactagagtgaagtttggtactgctgtacatcagacaaagggcattcttgattatgtgcattcagatgtttggggtcctacaaagactccctctttgagtggtagacattggttcgtgacctttgttgatgattattcaagaaggtcttgggtttacactatgaagcacaagagtgaggtatTGACCATTTTCTtgaattggaagaaaatggttgagaaccagactgagagaaagattaagattttgagatcggataatggtggtgaataaacatccgatcctttctttaaagtttgcaaagaggaaggaattgtgagacatttcagtgttcggggaactccacaacaaaatggagttgcagaaagattgaatcgaaccttgcttgaaaatgttagatgtatgttgtctcagtcgggtttaagcaagtcattttaggcagaagcagttaattatgcatgtcacatcatca is a genomic window of Malus domestica chromosome 09, GDT2T_hap1 containing:
- the LOC103409099 gene encoding probable cyclic nucleotide-gated ion channel 20, chloroplastic, producing MAASENDEAPMLHSQFSYQYADSQFQKFESISLDVPSSISMSSMGSNATETELGDHSSPFMHACVPFQHLRVCKDSYCTICSTRQSLKSAKQENRKASRLFNSKIHISFYDDAKGWFRRCFSFLNQRIPGVMSPHTKGVQQWNKFFVLACLVAIFIDPLFFFVLSAWKEYKCLVISKPLTTIMVFFRTITDLIYFLHMLLQFRLAYVAPESRVVGAGEIVDQPKKIALHYLQGKFLVDLFIVLPLPQIIILAILPQFFGSSGANDAKNLLRMAVLFQYIPRLYRFLPLLAGQSPYGFVLESARTNFVINLLTFMLAGHVVGSCWYLFGLQRVNQCLRNACHNSDIPSELCMKFIDCGFGEQGWKWANWIDNENATTCFSEEGFAYGIYVKAVDLTTADSVITKYVYSLFWGFQQISTLAGNQVPSYFVWEVLFTMAIIGLGLLLFALLIGNMQNFLQSLGRRRFEMLLRRRDVEWWMSYRHLPEELRRQVRQAERYNWSATRGVNEEMLLENLPEDLQRDIRRHLFKFVKKVRIFTLLEDPVLDAICEKLKQKTYIKGSKIFYPGGLVEKMVFIVRGRVESIGEDGIVVSLCEGDVCGEELLTWCLEHPSVNHVRIPGRKLLSNRMVRCLSNVEAFSLRAADLEEFTSRFARFLRNARVQGAIRYESPYWRGLAAKRIQVAWRYRKKRLSRASVSQNSSPLHRTFWSNIG